In Rhodococcus rhodochrous, a single genomic region encodes these proteins:
- a CDS encoding acyl-CoA dehydrogenase family protein: MDFTLTEAQQDLAELTRSIVADIVTNEHLRTLDASEDRLDRTLWDTLASSGVLGAALPESLGGDGYGPLEQASILRELGRGVAAVPYIGSIAACASAIAEFGTAEQQAEWGRPAATGEQILSAALAEELNPDPTAPATRAQATGDGHVLDGVKIVVDAAPVADGFLVPATVGDSVAVFLVRPDDPGVSITRQQTTDFDSRGIVTLEQVPLPADRVLGTDGVAVATWLRDRSLLGSAAYQCGVLEQALELTAQYARERVQFDRPIGSFQAVSQRLADAYIDVKAVRLTLWQAAFRMVSGERHDDALRTAAFWAADAGHRVAHTTVHVHGGVGLDEDHPVHRYFLAAKHHEFLLGSATDQLRALGGELADVPA, encoded by the coding sequence GTGGACTTCACCCTTACCGAGGCCCAGCAGGATCTCGCAGAACTGACCCGCAGCATCGTCGCGGACATCGTCACCAACGAGCACCTGCGCACACTCGATGCCTCCGAGGACCGCCTCGACCGCACCCTGTGGGACACGCTCGCATCGTCGGGCGTGCTCGGCGCCGCGCTTCCCGAGTCGCTGGGCGGAGACGGGTACGGGCCGCTCGAGCAGGCGAGCATCCTGCGCGAACTCGGCCGCGGCGTCGCCGCCGTCCCGTACATCGGCTCGATCGCCGCGTGCGCGTCGGCGATCGCGGAGTTCGGCACCGCCGAGCAGCAGGCCGAGTGGGGACGCCCCGCGGCGACCGGCGAGCAGATCCTCTCCGCCGCGCTCGCCGAGGAACTGAACCCCGACCCCACGGCCCCCGCGACCCGGGCGCAGGCCACGGGCGACGGGCACGTGCTCGACGGCGTGAAGATCGTCGTCGACGCCGCGCCGGTCGCCGACGGTTTCCTCGTCCCGGCCACCGTCGGCGACTCGGTGGCGGTGTTCCTCGTGCGACCCGACGATCCGGGTGTCTCGATCACCCGGCAGCAGACCACCGACTTCGACAGTCGCGGCATCGTCACCCTCGAGCAGGTCCCGCTCCCGGCCGACCGTGTTCTCGGCACCGACGGCGTCGCCGTGGCGACGTGGTTGCGCGACCGCAGCCTGCTCGGCTCCGCCGCCTACCAGTGCGGCGTCCTCGAACAGGCCCTCGAGCTCACCGCGCAGTACGCGCGCGAACGCGTCCAGTTCGACCGCCCGATCGGCAGTTTCCAGGCCGTCTCCCAGCGACTCGCCGACGCCTACATCGACGTCAAGGCGGTGCGACTGACATTGTGGCAGGCCGCCTTCCGGATGGTTTCGGGTGAGCGTCACGACGACGCCCTGCGCACCGCGGCCTTCTGGGCGGCCGATGCGGGACACCGTGTCGCGCACACGACCGTGCACGTGCACGGCGGTGTCGGGCTCGACGAGGACCATCCGGTGCACCGCTACTTCCTCGCGGCCAAGCACCACGAGTTCCTGCTCGGCTCCGCCACCGACCAGTTGCGCGCGCTCGGAGGCGAACTCGCCGACGTCCCGGCCTGA
- a CDS encoding acyl-CoA dehydrogenase family protein, with protein MDISYTPGQQALREELRAYFAQIMTPERREALAATTGEYGSGNVYREVVQQMGKDGWLTLGWPEEYGGQNRSAMDQLIFTDEAAIAGAPVPFLTIDSVAPTIMHYGTDEQKEFFLPRISAGELHFSIGYSEPGAGTDLASLRTTAVRDGDEWVINGQKMWTSLIAYADYVWLAARTNPDVKKHKGISVFIVPTDAPGFSYTPVHTMAGPDTSATYYQDVRVPASALVGEVDGGWALITNQLNHERVALTSAGPVRTALTEVRRWAQETHLPDGRRVIDQEWVQINLARVHAKAEYLQLMNWDIASSAGTTPLGPEAASANKVFGTEFATEAYRLLMEVLGPAATVRQNSAGALLRGRIERMHRSSLILTFGGGTNEVQRDIIAMTALGQPPAKR; from the coding sequence GTGGACATCTCCTACACCCCCGGGCAACAAGCCCTCCGCGAGGAATTGCGGGCCTATTTCGCACAGATCATGACCCCCGAGCGCCGCGAGGCACTCGCGGCCACGACCGGGGAGTACGGCTCCGGCAACGTGTACCGCGAGGTCGTGCAGCAGATGGGCAAGGACGGCTGGCTCACCCTCGGGTGGCCCGAGGAATACGGCGGCCAGAACCGTTCCGCGATGGACCAATTGATCTTCACCGACGAGGCGGCCATCGCCGGCGCGCCCGTCCCGTTCCTCACCATCGACTCGGTCGCGCCGACGATCATGCACTACGGCACGGACGAGCAGAAGGAGTTCTTCCTCCCCCGCATCTCCGCGGGAGAACTGCACTTCTCGATCGGCTATTCCGAACCCGGCGCCGGCACCGACCTCGCCTCGCTGCGCACCACCGCCGTGCGCGACGGCGACGAGTGGGTCATCAACGGGCAGAAGATGTGGACGAGCCTGATCGCCTACGCCGACTACGTCTGGCTCGCCGCGCGCACCAACCCGGATGTCAAGAAGCACAAGGGGATCAGCGTCTTCATCGTGCCGACCGACGCTCCCGGCTTCTCGTACACCCCCGTGCACACCATGGCCGGCCCCGACACGAGCGCCACCTACTACCAGGACGTGCGCGTCCCGGCGTCCGCGCTCGTCGGTGAGGTCGACGGCGGCTGGGCGCTCATCACCAACCAGCTCAATCACGAGCGGGTCGCACTCACCTCCGCCGGTCCCGTGCGCACCGCGCTGACCGAGGTCCGGCGCTGGGCGCAGGAGACGCACCTGCCCGACGGACGACGGGTGATCGACCAGGAATGGGTGCAGATCAACCTGGCACGCGTCCATGCCAAGGCCGAATACCTGCAGCTGATGAACTGGGACATCGCCTCGAGCGCCGGCACGACCCCGCTCGGTCCGGAGGCCGCCTCGGCCAACAAGGTGTTCGGCACCGAATTCGCGACCGAGGCCTACCGGTTGCTCATGGAGGTCCTCGGACCCGCGGCGACGGTACGGCAGAACTCGGCCGGCGCACTGCTCCGCGGCCGGATCGAACGCATGCACCGCAGTTCCCTCATCCTCACCTTCGGTGGCGGCACCAACGAGGTCCAGCGCGACATCATCGCGATGACCGCTCTCGGCCAGCCGCCCGCCAAGCGTTAG
- a CDS encoding ferredoxin: MDVKVDFDRCEANGVCVGLAPDVFDLNDDDELIVTHPVPEGSEDAVREAVAQCPRAALAEA, translated from the coding sequence ATGGATGTCAAGGTCGACTTCGACCGCTGTGAAGCGAACGGCGTGTGTGTCGGGCTGGCGCCCGACGTGTTCGATCTCAACGACGACGACGAGCTGATCGTCACCCACCCCGTACCCGAGGGAAGTGAGGACGCCGTGCGTGAAGCCGTCGCCCAGTGCCCGCGTGCGGCGCTCGCGGAGGCGTGA
- a CDS encoding 3-oxoacyl-ACP reductase — translation MSADANGGVGNDDRVSLEGRVAVVTGAGAGLGRAEALALARAGASVVVNDLVENDAVEDTLARIRDLGAEAEFVPGSVAERETADAMLAAAQGKFGGLDIVVNNAGITRDRMLPNMSDDEWDSVVAVHLRGHFLLSRNAAAYWRDRSKQEGGPVYGRLVNTSSEAGLLGPPGQPNYGAAKAGITALTLSAARGLERYGVRANVICPRARTSMTEAVFGDAPGDGIDPLSPDHVANLVAYLASPAADRVNGQVFIVYGPMVALMAAPVVEQRFDADGQWTPAALADELGGYFADRDPGRTFSASAALDL, via the coding sequence ATGAGTGCGGACGCCAACGGTGGCGTGGGGAACGACGATCGGGTGTCTCTCGAAGGGCGGGTCGCCGTCGTCACGGGAGCCGGAGCAGGTCTCGGACGTGCCGAGGCGCTCGCGCTCGCGCGGGCCGGAGCGTCGGTGGTGGTCAACGATCTCGTGGAGAACGACGCGGTGGAGGACACCCTCGCGCGGATCCGCGATCTCGGTGCCGAGGCGGAGTTCGTGCCCGGCAGCGTCGCCGAGCGTGAGACGGCCGATGCGATGCTCGCCGCGGCGCAGGGCAAATTCGGCGGTCTCGACATCGTCGTCAACAATGCGGGCATCACTCGGGATCGGATGCTGCCCAACATGTCCGACGACGAATGGGACTCGGTGGTCGCCGTGCACCTGCGCGGTCACTTCCTACTCTCCCGCAATGCCGCGGCCTACTGGCGCGACCGGTCGAAGCAGGAGGGTGGCCCCGTCTACGGGCGCCTGGTCAACACGTCCTCGGAGGCCGGTCTGCTCGGTCCGCCCGGGCAGCCCAACTACGGCGCCGCCAAGGCCGGCATCACCGCACTCACCCTCTCGGCCGCTCGGGGTCTCGAGCGGTACGGGGTCCGGGCGAACGTGATCTGCCCCCGCGCGCGCACGTCGATGACCGAAGCGGTCTTCGGCGACGCCCCGGGGGACGGCATCGATCCGCTCTCGCCCGACCACGTCGCGAATCTGGTCGCCTATCTCGCCTCCCCGGCGGCCGATCGCGTCAACGGGCAGGTCTTCATCGTCTACGGACCCATGGTGGCCCTGATGGCCGCACCGGTCGTCGAGCAGCGTTTCGATGCCGACGGGCAGTGGACCCCAGCCGCGCTCGCCGACGAGCTCGGCGGTTACTTCGCCGATCGTGACCCGGGCCGGACGTTCTCGGCCTCGGCGGCACTCGATCTCTAG
- a CDS encoding MlaE family ABC transporter permease — MVDLLEVPLRAVGGLFAMTGETARAAFRRPFQRREFIDQAWFVARVSLVPTVLVAVPFTVLVSFTLNILLREIGAADLSGAGAALGAVTQVGPMVTVLIVAGAGATAICADLAARTIREEIDAMRVLGIDPIQRLVVPRVLASTVVALLLNGLVCTIGILGGFAFSVFLQDVNPGAFINGITLLTGFGELMISQVKAGLFGMIAGLVASYLGLNVKGGAKSVGDAVNQTVVFAFMALFVVNLLVTAVGIKLTAG; from the coding sequence ATGGTAGACCTCCTCGAGGTCCCCTTACGGGCCGTCGGCGGACTGTTCGCCATGACCGGCGAGACCGCCCGGGCAGCCTTTCGTCGCCCCTTCCAGCGGCGCGAGTTCATCGACCAGGCCTGGTTCGTCGCCCGCGTCTCGCTCGTGCCCACCGTGCTCGTCGCGGTGCCGTTCACCGTTCTGGTGAGCTTCACCCTCAACATCCTGCTCCGGGAGATCGGCGCGGCCGACCTCAGCGGAGCGGGTGCGGCCCTCGGCGCGGTGACGCAGGTCGGCCCCATGGTCACCGTGCTCATCGTCGCCGGTGCCGGCGCCACCGCGATCTGCGCCGATCTCGCGGCGCGCACCATCCGCGAGGAGATCGACGCGATGCGTGTGCTCGGCATCGATCCGATCCAGCGTCTCGTCGTGCCCCGGGTGCTCGCCTCCACCGTCGTCGCCCTGCTGCTCAACGGTCTCGTGTGCACGATCGGCATCCTCGGCGGGTTCGCCTTCTCGGTCTTCCTCCAGGACGTCAACCCCGGCGCGTTCATCAACGGCATCACCCTGCTCACCGGTTTCGGAGAACTGATGATCTCCCAGGTCAAGGCAGGCCTGTTCGGCATGATCGCGGGGCTGGTCGCGTCCTATCTCGGTCTCAATGTCAAAGGTGGAGCGAAAAGTGTCGGCGACGCCGTCAATCAGACGGTCGTGTTCGCGTTCATGGCACTGTTCGTGGTCAACCTCCTCGTCACGGCCGTCGGCATCAAGCTGACCGCGGGATGA